The nucleotide sequence ccgcagggggctagccaagtttaacgctatatttttaaactatatatatatatatatatatatatatatatatatatatatatatatatatataaaagtagtattattattattactataaaaagggggggtttttaccgtttaatgaccggtttgtcgattttatgttttaagtcacaattaaaacctaatgtaaaatattaaatataaatacaacttaatttaaagcgtaaagtaaatgacgataaataaaagtacgataattaaaagtacgataattaaaagtgcaataaataaaatgacaataaataaaagtgcgatgagatataaaataaaggaattatgcttatttaaacttccgtaatcatgatgttcgacgtgttaattttagtttattactatgggttaattctcctttgtcctggattattcgatatgtccatctggtttttgtccataacagtccatcaatcataaatataaagtgcgagtgtcctcgtcaaattatccttatacccgaagtcaaatattctaactaattggggacttaaactgtaataaggttttaatacattgttaatgattacaccatgttatcgactgtgtgcaatccaaggttttaatactttattaacaattacaccaagtgtccttgtatgtaatccatccctgttttaatgagtccattgattattaatccattcccgtgtccggttaaatgaacgattattagtacttataaatatcccgtccatcgtgtccgatcgagtgtatgtggttatttataattacatcaaattgtaaatatctatattaaattaacgaattatcatttagttaaacaaatataaagctcattaatagcccatagtccaattttcataagtgtcggtcttttgtccaaaccccaattatggtacaaagcccaattactccgtcttaatatttagtccaacatcacgatcacttcggcttaaataagcataataataacttagctacgagacattaatttaaaaaggttgaacataacttacaatgagtagtaattgcgtagcgttacacggacataatttcgacttacaaacttaaaatattcgataacataaccttattattattaaactttaatattaaaattataattaaaatataaatataatatatatttaagagagtgagagatagataatatatggtgtacataattcggccgaaaacgttgcaatttataggacttggccagctacaggccctcatgcgatcgcatgactttaacactacctggccatgcgatcgcatggccagctataccagctcacattgtcaattaaaacgtgggctgctgagtttatttaatatataatataatatatataattttatataattatatatatatattatattatattcttgtgcctagttgacttgtaattttagcttcgttgagttgcgcgttgatagttggttcatgccccgtttttggatttttgaacgtcctttcgtacgatttaatatcttgtactttgcatttcgcggctcgtactcttgtaattttgagacgtttctcatcaataatttgaacctcttggattgtactttgtactttttagcgttttgatcatttgtgtcttcaattcgtcgaatctgtcttttgtcttcaccttttattatttaaacgaatatcacttgtaaatagaacaattgcaacaaaaagcttgtctttcttgaaggatgatGCTATGAAATAtaagttcgtttttagcattatcaaatagtaTGTTAAAGTAATACCTATGAGTTACATGGAGTGCAAAACTTCTTTGTAGACCACGTTTTTTGTTGTGTTGGTATCATTTCCCTTGTCATCTAATATGATTACCTTCAACTCTTTTTTGCTAGTAACTCGAGAAACTGCGACATACAACTGTCCGTGAGAGAACACTGGTTTACGGAGGTACAAACCAACATTTGACAATGATTGACCTTGACTTTTGTTTATTGTCATTGCAAAGCAAACAGTAATTGAAAATTGGCGTCGTTGAAACTTGACTGCAATCTTTCGATCTTTTGGTGCAATCACCATTCTAGAAATGTAAGTCAGGTTGCCAAAGAAATGACCGGTAATGATTCGAGCTTCGATTGTATGATCTCCAATCCGCTCAACCAACAGTCTTGTACCATTACATAATCCTTTTGATTGATCCATGTTACGAAGTATCATTATAGGTATACATCTGCCGATGTTCAGACTTCTGTATGGGATCAGGCTGTAAGCCAGGGTTTAGCCGAGGATATGACACGGTTTAGAAGGAATGGATGTACACACTGATTGGGGTCGAGATCTGATATTAAATTGAAAGTCTTATTTTTCATTAAAAAATGAAGTAGTTTAAATGTGTTATGTTTAATGCCTTCTAAAACATAAAGACAACCTCTTACATCATGTCGCCGCCTCCTTTGTGCATCTAGCACATGGGCATCAAATAAAGAGCTTGCTCTTTTCCTTCCTGTTAACTCACAACTGCTTTTTAGATAAAAGGAACTCTTATTCTTccagtaaaataaataacgattatCTGACCTGGAAACAAAGTATGAGATCGGCAGGGAGAACAACTGCACATTCAGAAGATTCACATGGAAGAGACCTTTGTCTCACATTTTTAAAGACACTCACCCATTCATCCTCTTCAGCTCCAAAGCCCGCAAATCAAACCAGAACTTCCTGATATAGTTATATGATTACATAATTAGATCATCCAAAATATTATCGTAGAAACCACTCAACCGGGCAGATAAAAAAAGATTTAGTTGGTTCCATAATTACCGGATCTCCCGTAATAAGACCCCTGTGTGATAGTAACAATGAAACATTATACCTGTGAAAAATATCagaaaaattaaatcttattaagaaACTTCTATTAAATTTTATATGTTGAGTAAGCATCTTTAGCTACTAACATGCACCATCCCTCGTAGATTTTGCTTCATACTCCATCTTAGAGTTATCCGACATCCTTCCTGCATTTTGAACTATTCCATATGATGCACAATTAAGAATTCTAAAGGTCCACAACGCACACTTTGAACCAAAATCATTGATTAGAATAGAATGGCGGATGCGGCATCCAACAGCTAGTAGCTATTACGAACTGAGACAAAAATAGTAGAATTGGGCGATTCACCGATCATTGCTTCAAACAGTGTAAGCTGCACCTATACAATACCTGCCATCAGAGCTTTTTACACAAAGATAGTGACACATTGCCCAAATAGTAACAAAGCATCTACAATATAACTAAATACCAATACCTTATAAtagaaaggaagaaaaaaaatgttGGTCTTATGGCAGAGTACCTAACTGCACATCATACTTACGGATTGTCATATTTTTGTTTACTCagctataaaaaagtcaacatccATAGCTCAATAGGAGATAATATGTAGTGTCTACTTAACTCATTTACAATTATGTAAAACCAATAaaacataaatataataattaatataaattgcaATAAAAGTATCCCTTTCTAATGGCCTAAAGTCCCTACTTTTACTAAAAAAGCGAACGAAGGTCAAACATATGAAAGCCGTGTAAACACCAAGTATTCAAACAACGAAAGTTATGTAACCATAAAAATAGACCAACCTGATAGAAATATTCAGTCGGTTAGATGATTGAATTAAAGTCATTCCCATTAGATACTTGAATTATAACATAGGCTAGAACGTTAGTCAATTTTATTTACATAATAGTGTATTGGCTAAATAACATAATTTTGACTTGTATTATATGATCAAACAACCTTTTGATAGCTCTACAGTTCCAACTTGCACATAAAAGAGTAGTTCCAAAATAAGGTTCAAATAATTTGTTATTATTTCGATCAATAATTCAGATGTAACAACAGCAGAGCTGGCAATTTCTTATATAACTTCATTCAAATTATGTTTGGCAATTTCCTTAAAGTTATAAGATTAAGCAGATATCAGTTTGGGAACAATTACCTAGTTTAATGAGATCATGCTAGTCGGTTTCTGATTCAGATTTACGTGAAGGGAATAATAAGAAACACACGCTTGTAAAACGATGAATCTGAAATCATAAAATTAGAAAATGTCAATATCACATCATATCTCGTTAAtcaatcaataattaataataatatcaccaAATTTCATGAATGAGTTTGTTGAACAATTCTATGAATCAACACGTTGAAACTTTGATTAACACAACATCACTTATCTTAAATTTTTTaagttaaaaattaaaattaacaaacaaaaacattaaaaaacccatttAACTGCCACTTTTAATTACTATGAAGAACATGATATGCAACCTCATAAACATGACTACATTCCAACGCCATGACGGTAAACCTTGATCAGTCCTGAAATATAAGTACATGGGTATTATATACAAATATCATGTTTAAAAGAATCTGAATCAAGTGTTAACCGACTCgcatatttgattacatgaatcggTAGTAAATTAATGATCGATTAAATGACATAAAAATATGAATAGCATACCTGATTTCATAGACATTAGGGTTCGTTTATGAATAGCATACCTTTATAACATCTCCATTGACCATAAATAGAAGCTGGACAACAGAACACGAATAAACTTAATATATTATTAGTTGTAATTAAACTCACTACGAAACAAAATATTTAAAAACGTAAGTTAATTAACCTACCTATGTCAAATGAAACCACATAGCGAAATCACAAAATGATTTCAACATAATATACCGTCATGTCCCATTTGGTCTTTTTGTTAATTAACCAATCACCGAGAGTTCAAAAGCATCAACCATACCTCTTGTTTCCAATGAGATGAGGTTCACAACTAACCGGGAGTTTCTGCAAtcgattaatatgattaatatcttAAGGTAATTTTGAAGCATTCTCTAAATTTTACCTTTACAATTGGCTTTAGTACATGTATAAATATGTTTTTaccttgtagtaaaaatatatattgcaactgTGTACAGGTGCTGCAATAGCAATAGAATCATAACAATACCTACTTTGACGAACCATGTTCTAACTTTGTTAGAACCTAAACTCTAGTACATCCCTTCATTCACGACTTATAGCAATCAAATCACATGCTTGCTGCTCCAAGAGACCATCAGGCCAGGCTGTATTTACAACAATGTTTGTTGATGCTCCAACACATTTTCAGTTACCTAACTATAATCAAAGTACTCTGTTCACTAATAACGATCATAAAAGTATAGATTTGATCTATATAGTTTCTAGCATTAATGCAGAAAGATGTACACGGAACTCGATCTCGTTTTCACATCATAAGGATCTGAAGTGGTGAAAATATTAAATACATCGATTCGATAGACATAAATTACAATCTAATGATGGACCATGAATTTGAAGTTATAACTTGATTCAGATCATCAATCTTCTTCAATACAATTGCATAAAACAGATCAAgaaaataatattttagaaaatcaAATCAGCATGAACATAAAAAGTGACGAATTAAACGTTTTGTAGGTAAAGAATCCTTCAGGTACTACTTTGATTCATcaaagaaataatatatatatatatatatatatatatatatatatatatatatatatatatatatatatatatatatatatatatatatatatatatatatatatatatatatatatatatattatttctttaATGAATCAAAGTAGTACCTGAAGGATTCTTTACCTACAAAACGTTCTCGACTCACCCTCCATTTGATATAAACGAAAAATTCTATATGTTGCCGTTTAATCTTAACAGATCGCTCAAACCCTAATTCGATAACAGATCGAGATGTAAATTGATTCAGTATTGTTCTGATTGAAGGATAACAAACTAATTTAATTGAATCTGAACTTTACCATATCAAATGCCATATGAGTCAAACTATACCCAATTTCTAAcacaaaagaaattaaaaaaattaaaaatcaaaaaacAATCAAGATAAATACAATTTTTCATGAAAAAAGAGAGCATAAtcgttactactaataataaacacGTGTAACTAACCTCATTTTGAACAATTTCCATAACAGTGACGGTAGAGATGATGGGTATTCATCAAATCTTATTTAATCAACTGAAACACTAATTTTCGAACAGATGTTCGGCCGGTTCAAATAAATCAGGGAAAAACCCTAATTTCATTCCCATTGATCGTGCGATGGTGTCTTGAATTTCCAGTTGATTTAGAAAAATCAAGTTGTGTGAAGAAGTACCCGTATTACCGGAGAAGACGATTCTTCTCTGGGTGCATCTTCATCGTCGGTTAGATGATTTTATAGAGGATCTTCCTTCTTCATGTTGAATCTGCTGCTGTATAAGACAATTTGATTATGGAGAGAACATAGAGTATATGATCGAAGGGATGCTGCGATAAGAAAAGTGTGATTGAACCCCTAATTTTGCGATAGAGATGCGTACGTTTTTGGTAGAAGAAGGGTATTATTGATAATTTAGAAGTGATGAAATTGACCTATCACGTGATATGGTTGATAAGGTGGAATGGAGGGACATGATTGAATGATGAGTTTGGATGAATGGATAGGATTTAAATTTTTTTTGGCTATCACCTAATTGTGTGTTTCTTATTAGTGTAAGAGATGTAGTTtgaatatacatttaaatatttacATAGCATTATTAaatacattttgaatatatacttaAATATTTAGATAGCATATTTAAATACACCTTAATGTGTGCCGCTATGACACACATTAACAAAACCCAAACAATCCTAAAAAAAATTACTCTCTCCGTACATTTAACCCTCACCTACCCATCTTTTCCTCTGGTTCATCTTTATTTCTTTTTGCAAAACCCTAAATTCACTTATAGACGCCATCATCTTTTTCCTTGTTATCTACGCCGACGGTTTGTAGGCTTCTGAAGTTTTCTTCtccgaccaccggcatctcgccggtggtttGGATTACATGCTTTTCGTCTCAATAAGGTACATCCAACTATCTTCCCTTTTTCGATAAAGGTAATGTACGATCTCCTTCTCCGGCCTCTCTTTAAGCAACCAGGCGGCGAATCTGTGTGGTTTACACAGGTTCTGGAGGTTTTTTGGGTTTTGGGGTGTTTGATCGGACTTTCAGTTGTTTGTTTGGGTTGGGGAAGTTCGGTCGGTCGTTACTCCACCGCTGGCTGCCGGTTGCTCCTCTTTTGCGGTTTGTAGGCGACGAGTTCAGATGGCTCTCGGCTGCCGGAACTCTACAACTCGTTTGAAAGGTTATCGGGTGTGGTTGTGGTTTGGATTCGATTAGCCTAGTGTTGGTTGTACGTGTGTTTTTGTGCTGAAACCCGGCGGATCTCGATGGTCTAGTCGTTTCCGGCGGCTACTGGGGGTAGGTGGCAGCTGCTGGCGACCTTCGGTGGATGCTAGCAGTTGTAGCCGGTTCTTGGTGGCTGCGGGTGGTGACGAATAGAGGTTAGCGGTTGTGCTAGTGGTGGTTGGATGCCGATGGCGGCCGCCGGCTATGGTTGAGGGCTGCTGTCGGAAGCTAGCTGTTATTGGTCGACTGCTTGAAGCTATGACTGTTTGAATCTGAGGGTTTGTAAATGTCCTTAGAAAACTTGGCGAAGATGACTGGTTCCTTTAAGGTTTAATTTTGCATTTGGTACTGTTCTGTTGCGGCTTGTTTGGTCATTCATTCCATTTTTCTCGTCGTCGGGCCTTTTGTGGGTTTGATGTTGTTGCCGGCGTTGTTGACTTTGTTAACTTCGGTaaataggcctcgggttaggtgttcttggATTGCCCGGTGAATGGTTTAGATTGGCGGCTTCTGAGGAGTGAAGATGCGGGGTTGGATACGGGGCTGGGTTATGTGTATGTTGTTTACACCTAGGGTTGGTGATTTTGTGTGGTTGACTTTGTTATTGTTATTCATTATGGTGCTCTGTATTGTTGTCGTTCACATTGTTTAGAACGAACATAGCGTGTTTTATTGAGTTTTGGTCGTGTGTGACCAAGTACTCCTAATGTTGCTTCACCTGAACCTCggttctattatatatatacatattaatatttttgccaaaaaaaaaaaaaaaaaaaaaaaaaaaaaaaacccatacAAAAAGGGTAAAATTAGGCACCGACCGAGTGTCACAGTCAACATTAGAGAGGTAAATATAAGAATTTGTTTTACTCTAACAACACACTTGATAGCAATTGCAACATGCAATCAATAAACAAAAGTATAAAGCTTAAAATTAGAATAGACACAAGCAAATTAAATGGTAATATTCAATCAgagtgattggtttaaatcaccaCAAACTAAAGGATCGTTAGTATTGTTTTCGTGATCCAAGGGTTTAAATTGTTACAATATATACAAGATGAATTCTACTCAATTTTTCAGAGGCAATATCGCTTCTAATTATATATCATCTAGGTTGATTTCATAAAATTTCAATACGTATTTAGAGtgcgtttaataaaataaaatgattTAGAGTTGAATAATTCAAAGATTTTGATTGAACTTGATCCTGAACAACTATAAAATGTTTGATAACTATTCTGAATGTACAATATGAATAATGTAAAATCAATGTATTAACATTATAAGTAAATAACTAAAAGAATATAATTATTTGATAGTTGTTCATGATATAATTTAAGAAGGATATTAAGGGAAATGGCGGTTATAAATACTTAAGAGGATACTTCAACTCTGAATAGTTCAACACATGAATGGTTCAACACTATTTGTCATTTAGATGTTACAAACAAACGTATTATATGCTGAACAGTTCAACATTTAGTACCGAAACATTCAATTAAGAGACAATTAAACGCACGCTTAACTTGAAATATATTACAAGTGAAATTGTCCAAAAGATGAAGAATGGATGATCTTTTAATTGATATTTTAGAGTTATCGACATGTGATTGTTTTGGTTATATCTACTTTTTTTCAAACTCAAATTTGATTGATTTAAAAGTTTAAATGCTTTGAAGTCATAGCGGTACGATTTTCATTTTGAGTGAAGTTAGAAAATAATGGTCCCAGCTAAAAATGTTTTCCCATCCGGATCCCGGTAGAAGTAATCTGGAAAAGAATTTGGGCCGAGCCAGCGAATTGGGCCTTCAGTTGGGTCAAACCGCCAGCCAATCTGATTGTGCACTTACGAAAGAAGATTAATGGGCATATATGCTAATGATTAAAACAACAATTATCAATTACTAAGAAATCATCCGGAAAAGAGGGAGATTAGAAGGTGACGATAGCTGAAATTTTATCATCTATTCTTTGGAGACTTTTGATTAGTGGGCGATTAGAGAGAAAAGGGGAGATCATTGTTCCAGCATTTTCACTCATACCTTGGATTATGATTTCGCAATCATACATTTGTAAACTTAGTTTTTATAATTTCTTAAGGGGAATGAAGATTTCACTGTGTTTTATTTATTTGATTGTGTGTTTATCTTTAGTTATGTGCTAATCTGCTTGTTGGGAAATTTCGGCCTCACTAATTCTCAACAAACGCCCaatgaaaaacagtaaagaaataagaacaatccacaacataagaatttaacgtggaaactcaaaacaggagaaaaaccacgggTCCCCAAAGAGAGAAGTACACTATATCACAActtgttacaatgacatagacgactctcttaaaccaactatacttttcaaagtatttaactaatacaacttccaaacaagggtaagaaagaaagaaataatcaatacttaaagtgtattgattggtgcaagttggaagtatgcccatgacctccttttataaccaagtcatccacctccaacttcttcctcccaccgatgtgggacaactTCATTTTATATTCAAAGAGGTT is from Rutidosis leptorrhynchoides isolate AG116_Rl617_1_P2 chromosome 10, CSIRO_AGI_Rlap_v1, whole genome shotgun sequence and encodes:
- the LOC139870479 gene encoding ATP-dependent DNA helicase PIF1-like, which encodes MDQSKGLCNGTRLLVERIGDHTIEARIITGHFFGNLTYISRMVIAPKDRKIAVKFQRRQFSITVCFAMTINKSQGQSLSNVGLYLRKPVFSHGQLYVAVSRVTSKKELKVIILDDKGNDTNTTKNVVYKEVLHSM